A region from the Acanthochromis polyacanthus isolate Apoly-LR-REF ecotype Palm Island chromosome 23, KAUST_Apoly_ChrSc, whole genome shotgun sequence genome encodes:
- the nit1 gene encoding deaminated glutathione amidase codes for MFTIRCILGSAARNLAPLPAFREKIKLQNRMSSSSHPLAAVCQMTATPDKEANFSVCKQLVEEAKEQGAAMIFLPEAFDYIGSSREETLSLSESLTGDTISRYAQLARKLDVWLSLGGFHERGHDWETDRRIFNSHIIINDKGDIISVYRKSHLFDVELPEKGVSLKESAFTIPGPSLMPPVQTPIGKVGLGICYDLRFPELSLALQRHGAEILTYPSAFTVATGAAHWEVLLRARAIETQCFILAAAQVGQHHEKRSSYGHALAVDPWGEVLSDCGGEKPGMVLVEVDLEKISRTRRNMPVQQHRRDTAFYHSLAQT; via the exons ATGTTCACCATCAGGTGCATTCTGGGATCAGCTGCAAGAAATCTGGCTCCTCTCCCAGCTTTCAGAGAAAAGATCAAGCTGCAAAACAG GATGTCCAGCTCTTCTCACCCGCTGGCTGCAGTCTGTCAGATGACTGCTACTCCAGACAAAGAGGCCAACTTCTCTGTCTGTAAGCAGCTGGTGGAGGAAGCCAAGGAGCAAGGGGCTGCCATGATCTTCCTGCCTGAGGCTTTTGACTACATTGGatccagcagagaggagacgcTGTCACTGTCAGAGAGTCTGACAGGAGACACCATCTCAAGATACGCTCAGCTGGCCAG GAAGTTGGATGTGTGGTTGTCTCTTGGAGGATTTCATGAACGAGGACATGACTGGGAGACTGACCGACGAATCTTCAACAGTCACATCATAATTAATGATAAAG GTGACATCATTTCAGTCTACAGGAAATCCCATTTGTTTGATGTGGAACTGCCTGAAAAAGGGGTGTCACTCAAAGAAAGTGCCTTCACCATCCCTGGACCTTCGCTCATGCCTCCAGTCCAAACTCCAATCGGCAAG GTCGGCTTGGGCATCTGCTACGATCTAAGATTCCCTGAGTTATCACTAGCTCTGCAAAGGCACGGAGCCGAGATCTTGACATACCCGTCAGCTTTCACTGTAGCAACAGGAGCTGCTCACTGGGAG GTGTTACTCCGTGCACGGGCAATCGAGACCCAGTGCTTCATCCTGGCAGCGGCGCAGGTCGGCCAGCACCATGAGAAGCGCTCGTCATACGGCCACGCCCTGGCGGTGGACCCGTGGGGGGAAGTGCTGAGTGACTGTGGAGGGGAGAAGCCTGGCATGGTGCTGGTGGAGGTGGACCTGGAGAAAATTAGCAGAACCAGGAGGAACATGCCGGTCCAACAGCACCGCAGAGACACTGCTTTCTACCACAGTCTGGCTCAAACATGA